One genomic segment of Micromonospora sp. WMMC415 includes these proteins:
- a CDS encoding NAD(P)/FAD-dependent oxidoreductase, translating to MREVDVAVIGAGPAGLFAAYYAGFRGLSVAVIDALPEPGGQITAMYPEKLILDVAGFPAVKGRDLVANLVAQAAPFGPRYLLGTRAEKLSYADGRPVLGLAGGEQLACGAVLITGGLGSFTPRPLPVAEHFVGGGIVYFVPQPADLADQDVLIVGGGDSAFDWALTLQPLARSVTLVHRREKFRAHAATVARVLGMPVRVIVNAEVTRLHGDGTVTGAEITVRGGAAEVLPVDTVVAALGFTANLGPLAEWGLRLNRRHVVVDSTMATNLPRVFAAGDITEYPGKVRLIATGFGEAATAVNNAAVVIDPSAHLFPGHSSDGT from the coding sequence ATGCGCGAGGTCGATGTCGCGGTGATCGGAGCCGGGCCCGCCGGCCTCTTCGCGGCGTACTACGCCGGGTTCCGGGGGCTCTCGGTCGCGGTGATCGACGCACTGCCGGAGCCCGGCGGCCAGATCACCGCGATGTACCCGGAGAAGCTGATCCTCGACGTCGCCGGGTTCCCCGCTGTCAAGGGGCGGGACCTGGTGGCCAACCTGGTCGCCCAGGCCGCCCCCTTCGGGCCGCGCTACCTGCTCGGCACCCGGGCGGAGAAGCTCTCGTACGCCGACGGCCGGCCGGTGCTCGGTCTCGCCGGGGGCGAGCAACTGGCCTGCGGAGCCGTCCTCATCACCGGTGGCCTGGGCAGCTTCACGCCCCGGCCGCTGCCGGTCGCGGAGCACTTCGTCGGCGGCGGGATCGTCTACTTCGTACCGCAGCCGGCCGACCTCGCCGACCAGGACGTCCTCATCGTCGGCGGGGGCGACTCCGCCTTCGACTGGGCACTGACGCTTCAGCCGCTGGCCCGCTCGGTGACCCTCGTCCACCGCCGGGAGAAGTTCCGGGCGCACGCCGCCACCGTCGCCCGCGTACTCGGCATGCCGGTTCGGGTGATCGTCAACGCCGAGGTGACGAGGCTGCACGGGGACGGCACGGTGACCGGCGCCGAGATCACCGTCCGGGGCGGCGCGGCGGAGGTGCTGCCGGTCGACACCGTCGTCGCGGCGCTGGGTTTCACCGCCAACCTCGGGCCGCTGGCCGAGTGGGGGCTCCGCCTGAACCGCCGGCACGTCGTGGTCGACAGCACGATGGCCACCAACCTGCCCCGGGTGTTCGCCGCCGGCGACATCACCGAGTACCCGGGCAAGGTCCGGCTGATCGCCACCGGCTTCGGAGAGGCCGCCACGGCGGTGAACAACGCGGCCGTGGTGATCGACCCGAGCGCCCACCTCTTCCCCGGGCACTCCTCCGACGGCACCTGA
- a CDS encoding TetR/AcrR family transcriptional regulator codes for MVANTFRARVRAGMIEEIKSVARRHLATDGANLSLRAVARDLGMVSSAIYRYFPSRDDLLTALILEAYDALGDAVEAADAAADPTDLRGRWHGVCRAARGWALAHPAEYALLYGSPVPGYTAPDDTIEPAQRPPLTLVGILRDGLAAGQLTPPPTDELPEPVRADLAEIAAAYFPGMPEALLARGMAGWTQLFGLISFELFGRINRALPHRDEYFDHQIALMADLIGLPA; via the coding sequence ATGGTCGCCAACACCTTCCGGGCCCGGGTGCGCGCCGGGATGATCGAGGAGATCAAGTCCGTGGCCCGCCGCCACCTGGCCACCGACGGGGCCAACCTGTCGCTGCGCGCGGTCGCCCGGGACCTCGGCATGGTCTCGTCCGCGATCTACCGTTACTTCCCGAGCCGCGACGACCTGCTCACCGCGCTCATCCTCGAGGCGTACGACGCGCTCGGCGACGCGGTCGAGGCGGCGGACGCCGCCGCCGACCCGACCGACCTGCGCGGCCGCTGGCACGGGGTGTGCCGGGCGGCCCGGGGCTGGGCGCTCGCCCACCCGGCCGAGTACGCGCTGCTCTACGGCAGCCCGGTCCCCGGCTACACGGCGCCCGACGACACAATCGAGCCCGCGCAGCGCCCTCCGCTGACGCTGGTCGGCATCCTGCGGGACGGCCTGGCCGCCGGGCAGCTCACCCCGCCGCCGACCGACGAGCTGCCCGAGCCGGTCCGTGCCGACCTGGCCGAGATCGCGGCGGCGTACTTCCCGGGAATGCCGGAGGCGCTGCTCGCCCGGGGGATGGCCGGGTGGACGCAGCTCTTCGGGCTGATCAGTTTCGAACTGTTCGGTCGGATCAACCGCGCCCTGCCCCACCGCGACGAGTACTTCGACCACCAGATTGCCCTGATGGCCGACCTGATCGGCCTGCCGGCCTGA